The Parafrankia discariae genome includes a window with the following:
- the mreD gene encoding rod shape-determining protein MreD: protein MWDTGSPEENLHPRTFAAAVVVLLVAVVLQVSVVARLGAPLGRPDLVLVLLAIIALIEGPMLGAVLGFTVGLVADLLSTHVIGQTALVLCLVGYLTGLVMNAAERSIVVPLAAVGAAAALGTLGHAATTSILGDAALTGGQAIVRALAAGLYALLVTPFLFPLAAGASRRLRGDRRRV from the coding sequence GTGTGGGATACCGGAAGCCCCGAGGAGAACCTGCATCCGCGCACGTTCGCGGCCGCGGTGGTGGTGCTGCTGGTCGCCGTCGTCCTGCAGGTCTCGGTCGTGGCCCGGCTCGGTGCACCGCTCGGCCGGCCCGACCTGGTCCTCGTCCTGCTCGCGATCATCGCGTTGATCGAGGGGCCGATGCTCGGCGCGGTCCTGGGCTTCACCGTCGGGCTCGTTGCCGACCTGCTGTCCACCCATGTGATCGGGCAGACCGCACTCGTCCTGTGCCTGGTCGGGTATCTCACCGGCCTGGTGATGAACGCGGCGGAGCGCTCGATCGTCGTGCCGCTCGCCGCCGTCGGTGCCGCGGCGGCGCTGGGCACCCTGGGCCACGCGGCGACCACGTCGATCCTGGGCGACGCGGCCCTCACCGGTGGCCAGGCCATCGTGCGCGCGCTCGCCGCCGGGCTCTACGCCCTGCTCGTCACGCCGTTCCTGTTCCCGCTCGCGGCGGGGGCCTCCCGCCGCCTGCGCGGGGATCGGAGGCGGGTGTGA
- the mrdA gene encoding penicillin-binding protein 2 — translation MTDRMRIRLLILRVLVLSLLVTLGARLWVLQILDGERYRQVAETNRVREVVTPATRGMIVDDEGQPLVRNRTSLVISVNRSAIDRQADKGKAVLDRLATVIGAPLAELEQRVRFCSATVRAPCWNGSPYQPVPVAKDVTPAQALAVIEHPDRFPGVSADLQAVREYPNGGLAAHELGYLAPVSQEQLDKQGDEKGYHLNSLIGVSGLEYTYDDALRGADGVERLEVDRFGRVAGTASTTPPVSGDHLVLNLDLDVQRAAEEALAKTLDSLGGGARSASAVVLDVRTGGVVALASLPSYDPSVFVGGVSQNDYAALSDPANGTPLLSRAFQGSAAAGSTFKVVSTAVAMQNLGATGDQTYDCAPTLQVGDQIFHNFDGSSAGPITLHQALVISCDVIFDKFAYDAWVADGGLRNGRGPYPEPKEYFIHMAEAMGFGRRTGIDLPGETAGSVVDRADAKKIWEELKDSYCRRAQNGYPEESDPTKAERFRKYAAEACVDGYLYNAGAAVQFAIGQGQYLSVSPLQLATAYAAIANGGTIYQPTLAKATVSPDGREVKPIEPKVVGRLPVSPEILAYIRGGLTGVTTEGGGTATGVFADWPSDMVPVAGKTGTAEVEGKGDTSWFASFAPANDPQFAVVVSIPESGTGAEYAAPVAKEIYQALYGVGRPGAVPGGKPPAELPKLSRDGTFAAASGAPAAAPGTAGTTAPGAALPGSVPTGTAPAVLTGTAPAVLTETAPAALTGTAPAVLTGDQSGEPAGGPVAAGAAAGEREARARGPTGRG, via the coding sequence GTGACCGACCGGATGCGGATCCGGCTGCTGATCCTTCGGGTCCTCGTGCTCTCCCTGCTGGTGACGCTCGGCGCCCGGCTGTGGGTGCTGCAGATCCTCGACGGCGAGCGCTACCGCCAGGTCGCGGAGACCAACCGGGTCCGTGAGGTGGTCACCCCCGCCACCCGGGGCATGATCGTCGACGACGAGGGCCAGCCCCTGGTGCGCAACCGCACCTCGCTGGTCATCTCGGTCAACCGGTCGGCCATCGACCGCCAGGCGGACAAGGGCAAGGCCGTGCTCGACCGGCTGGCCACCGTCATCGGGGCGCCGCTGGCCGAGCTCGAGCAGCGGGTCCGCTTCTGTTCGGCCACGGTGCGGGCGCCCTGCTGGAACGGCTCGCCCTACCAGCCGGTCCCGGTGGCGAAGGACGTCACCCCGGCGCAGGCGCTCGCGGTGATCGAGCACCCGGACCGCTTCCCCGGCGTGTCCGCGGACCTGCAGGCCGTCCGCGAGTACCCGAACGGCGGGCTCGCCGCGCACGAGCTGGGCTACCTCGCCCCCGTCTCGCAGGAGCAGCTCGACAAGCAGGGCGACGAGAAGGGCTACCACCTCAACAGCCTGATCGGCGTCTCCGGCCTGGAGTACACCTACGACGACGCGCTGCGCGGCGCGGACGGCGTGGAACGCCTCGAGGTCGACCGGTTCGGCCGGGTCGCGGGCACCGCGTCGACGACCCCGCCGGTCAGCGGCGACCACCTCGTGCTCAACCTCGATCTCGACGTCCAGCGCGCGGCCGAGGAGGCGCTGGCGAAGACGCTCGACTCGCTCGGCGGGGGAGCCCGCTCCGCCTCCGCGGTGGTGCTGGACGTGCGCACCGGCGGCGTCGTCGCGCTGGCCAGCCTGCCGTCCTACGACCCGTCGGTGTTCGTCGGCGGTGTCTCCCAGAACGACTACGCCGCGCTGTCAGACCCGGCCAACGGCACCCCGCTGCTGTCCCGCGCCTTCCAGGGCTCGGCGGCGGCCGGGTCGACGTTCAAGGTGGTCTCGACCGCCGTCGCCATGCAGAACCTGGGCGCGACCGGTGACCAGACCTACGACTGCGCCCCGACTCTGCAGGTCGGCGACCAGATCTTCCACAACTTCGACGGCTCGTCCGCGGGCCCGATCACGCTGCACCAGGCGCTGGTCATCTCCTGCGACGTCATCTTCGACAAGTTCGCCTACGACGCCTGGGTCGCCGACGGCGGGCTGCGCAACGGCCGTGGCCCCTACCCGGAGCCCAAGGAGTACTTCATCCACATGGCCGAGGCCATGGGTTTCGGCCGGCGCACCGGCATCGACCTGCCGGGCGAGACCGCCGGCTCCGTCGTCGACCGGGCGGACGCGAAGAAGATCTGGGAGGAGCTCAAGGACTCCTACTGCCGGCGCGCGCAGAACGGCTACCCGGAGGAGTCCGACCCGACGAAGGCCGAGCGCTTCCGCAAGTACGCGGCCGAGGCCTGCGTCGACGGATACCTCTACAACGCCGGTGCGGCCGTCCAGTTCGCCATCGGGCAGGGGCAGTACCTCTCCGTCAGTCCGTTGCAGCTCGCCACCGCCTACGCGGCCATCGCGAACGGCGGGACGATCTACCAGCCCACCCTGGCCAAGGCCACGGTCTCGCCGGACGGCAGGGAGGTGAAGCCGATCGAGCCGAAGGTCGTCGGCAGGCTGCCCGTCTCGCCGGAGATCCTCGCCTACATCCGGGGCGGCCTGACCGGGGTGACGACCGAGGGCGGCGGCACGGCGACCGGGGTGTTCGCCGACTGGCCCAGCGACATGGTCCCGGTGGCCGGCAAGACCGGGACCGCCGAGGTCGAGGGCAAGGGCGACACCTCGTGGTTCGCCTCGTTCGCCCCGGCGAACGACCCCCAGTTCGCGGTCGTCGTGAGCATCCCGGAGTCGGGAACCGGCGCCGAGTACGCCGCGCCCGTGGCCAAGGAGATCTACCAGGCGCTCTACGGCGTCGGGCGTCCCGGAGCGGTACCCGGCGGCAAGCCACCGGCCGAGCTGCCCAAGCTCAGCCGTGACGGCACGTTCGCCGCGGCCTCCGGCGCCCCCGCGGCCGCTCCCGGCACGGCCGGCACGACGGCCCCGGGTGCGGCGCTGCCGGGATCGGTGCCGACGGGCACGGCGCCGGCGGTGCTCACCGGCACGGCGCCGGCGGTGCTCACGGAGACAGCGCCGGCGGCGCTCACGGGAACGGCGCCGGCGGTGCTCACGGGTGACCAGAGCGGTGAGCCGGCCGGCGGCCCGGTGGCGGCGGGTGCGGCGGCAGGTGAGCGGGAGGCGCGGGCGCGCGGCCCAACCGGCCGCGGCTGA